A DNA window from Aerosakkonema funiforme FACHB-1375 contains the following coding sequences:
- the psaM gene encoding photosystem I reaction center subunit XII — protein sequence MSLSDTQVLVALVVALIPGILAFRLATELYK from the coding sequence ATGTCCTTATCCGATACCCAAGTTTTAGTAGCTCTTGTTGTGGCGCTGATTCCAGGCATCCTGGCTTTCCGTTTGGCCACAGAACTTTACAAATAG
- a CDS encoding type II toxin-antitoxin system VapC family toxin, translated as MSLWILDTDCLTLWQNEHPVVKERVNRVNYQEIAITVISVEEQMRGWLNIIRQSSQSDRLIWAYKGLQDGVEFFNKVNVLEFDRDAYTCYTELLRQRIRIGTQDLKIAAIAISRNGILVTRNRRDFERVPGLVFEDWSVG; from the coding sequence GTGAGTTTGTGGATACTCGATACAGATTGTCTGACTCTTTGGCAAAATGAGCATCCTGTTGTGAAAGAGCGAGTTAATCGAGTTAACTATCAAGAAATTGCTATTACAGTAATTTCTGTGGAAGAACAAATGCGAGGATGGCTTAATATTATTAGGCAATCTTCGCAATCCGATCGATTGATATGGGCTTACAAAGGTTTACAAGATGGTGTAGAGTTTTTTAACAAAGTTAATGTGCTTGAATTCGATCGCGATGCTTATACCTGTTATACGGAATTGCTTAGGCAAAGAATCCGTATTGGTACACAAGATTTAAAAATTGCTGCGATCGCTATTTCAAGAAATGGTATTCTGGTAACGCGAAATCGGAGGGATTTTGAACGAGTTCCCGGTTTGGTGTTTGAAGATTGGAGTGTAGGTTAA
- a CDS encoding papain fold toxin domain-containing protein — protein sequence MTEEQIEEVRRIARKYRRQVALNGFHQGVVVQIETELGRVEIVFDNLYPDGIPKQEWVNSFGGPLVEDFNGQFTVMETEF from the coding sequence ATGACAGAGGAGCAAATTGAGGAGGTTAGGCGGATTGCTAGAAAATATAGACGACAAGTTGCTCTCAATGGTTTTCATCAAGGCGTAGTTGTTCAGATTGAAACTGAATTAGGAAGAGTTGAAATAGTTTTTGATAACCTGTATCCTGACGGTATCCCTAAACAGGAGTGGGTCAATAGTTTTGGCGGGCCTTTGGTAGAAGACTTTAATGGCCAATTTACGGTGATGGAAACAGAGTTTTAA
- a CDS encoding tetratricopeptide repeat protein, translating to MKARSFLNNQDCSKDGCRSNVAPGSPASRSNCRNSQKPQGNKLQTIAASESTRTELDCNHLRQMARARAQQGDYAHAIEILNSLIESRPSDANDYNNRGLIYFQSGQLVNAIADYNKAIQLNPHLAAAYNNRANYYADRGQLMEAIADYDKALDLNPVHVRAWINQGMTFRDLKLYERAIDNFDFALRLGQLKSYIWAERGRTYHLMGDWNYAVSDYRRALEELPAGRRRQQVETWLADLLSPLQP from the coding sequence ATGAAAGCTCGCTCTTTTCTCAACAATCAAGACTGTTCTAAAGATGGGTGTCGCTCGAATGTTGCGCCAGGATCGCCGGCGTCTCGCTCTAACTGCCGCAATTCCCAAAAGCCTCAAGGGAACAAGCTGCAAACGATCGCCGCATCAGAATCTACCCGCACAGAATTAGACTGCAATCACCTACGCCAGATGGCTCGCGCTAGGGCGCAACAAGGCGATTACGCTCACGCTATTGAAATTCTAAACTCTTTGATTGAAAGCCGTCCCAGCGATGCCAACGATTATAACAATCGAGGATTAATTTATTTCCAAAGCGGTCAGCTGGTAAATGCGATCGCAGATTACAACAAAGCGATTCAACTCAATCCCCATTTGGCAGCTGCATACAACAACCGCGCCAATTACTATGCCGATCGCGGACAATTAATGGAAGCGATCGCAGACTACGACAAAGCTCTAGACCTCAATCCCGTTCACGTCCGCGCTTGGATTAACCAAGGCATGACCTTTCGAGACCTCAAATTATACGAACGGGCGATCGACAATTTCGACTTTGCCCTGCGATTGGGGCAACTAAAAAGTTATATTTGGGCTGAACGCGGTAGAACCTATCATTTGATGGGCGACTGGAATTATGCCGTCTCCGACTACCGCCGCGCCTTAGAGGAATTACCAGCCGGTCGTCGCCGTCAACAAGTAGAAACCTGGTTAGCCGATCTGCTCAGTCCTTTACAACCCTAA
- a CDS encoding radical SAM protein, with product MSVLQQAIDTIKLLPTGGPGVCTILITNACNANCDFCNYAREKTFVTEHKWIDADKLCEAIDILYDRSVRYLTFVGGEPTLHPRLKDIIAYATKKGMRSTVVTNGSKLTPTLLKELKNSGLKNLSISIDSPSAEKHEKNRGLPKVWERIKAANEECKRLSIKTAASVTINKLIGDFRELLAAVKELGFESVTFAYPKTSSGATTSLSFSETSLLIDYTPDELIAALETVKSLKGEFGILNPGESLTELVRFLKQEKQMYPCYGGYKYFYLDYNFDVYRCDRWPTKMSSIFDFRDQPFIRDNCTQCMSQCYRDSSVLLHTSVSVGDAIGHLREGKILSAVQDIAKPSNFSSLKTLIEDWGTLKKLAKIEK from the coding sequence ATGTCTGTTTTGCAACAAGCGATCGATACTATCAAACTGTTACCAACTGGTGGCCCTGGTGTATGCACGATTTTAATCACTAATGCCTGCAATGCTAATTGTGATTTTTGTAACTACGCACGGGAAAAAACCTTCGTCACAGAACACAAATGGATCGATGCAGACAAATTATGCGAAGCGATCGATATTTTGTACGATCGCAGCGTTCGCTACCTGACATTTGTGGGAGGGGAACCGACTTTGCACCCCAGGCTGAAGGATATTATCGCCTATGCCACCAAAAAGGGTATGCGTTCAACTGTGGTAACAAATGGCTCCAAACTTACACCGACGCTGTTAAAAGAACTCAAAAACAGCGGGCTTAAAAATTTGTCTATTTCTATCGATTCGCCATCAGCTGAAAAACACGAAAAAAATCGAGGTTTACCCAAAGTTTGGGAACGCATCAAAGCCGCCAATGAAGAATGCAAACGCTTATCGATAAAAACAGCAGCATCGGTAACAATCAACAAGCTGATCGGAGACTTTCGAGAACTTTTAGCTGCCGTCAAAGAACTTGGCTTTGAAAGTGTCACTTTCGCTTATCCAAAAACTTCATCGGGTGCGACTACATCCCTCAGTTTTTCTGAGACTTCGCTACTAATTGACTACACCCCAGACGAGTTAATCGCCGCACTGGAAACTGTGAAATCGCTTAAAGGAGAATTTGGCATTCTCAATCCGGGTGAATCTTTAACAGAACTGGTGCGTTTTCTCAAACAAGAGAAGCAGATGTATCCCTGTTATGGTGGATACAAATATTTTTATTTGGATTACAATTTCGATGTGTACAGGTGCGATCGCTGGCCAACAAAGATGAGTTCGATTTTTGATTTCCGCGACCAACCTTTTATCCGCGATAACTGCACCCAATGTATGAGCCAATGCTATCGAGATTCTAGCGTTTTATTGCACACTTCGGTGTCGGTTGGCGATGCGATCGGACATTTGCGGGAAGGTAAGATTTTAAGTGCTGTACAAGATATAGCGAAACCGAGCAATTTCTCTTCCTTGAAAACTTTGATTGAGGATTGGGGTACGCTTAAGAAGCTGGCAAAAATTGAGAAATGA
- the tgt gene encoding tRNA guanosine(34) transglycosylase Tgt has protein sequence MSFKFECQACCSHTQARAGVFYTPHGLVETPRFMPVGTLATVKTLTTAQLQATGAQMILANTYHLHLQPGEGIVAGAGGLHKFMVWDKPMLTDSGGFQVFSLSKLRKITEEGVTFRSPRDGRIIELTPERSIQIQNALGADVIMAFDECPPYPAEWQYVAASCDRTYRWLERCIKAHERKDQALFGIVQGGVYLDLRQKAAASLAELDLPGYAIGGVSVGEPPELIEKIVKATAPLLPREKPRYLMGVGTYREMARAIAGGVDLFDCVIPTRFARHGTAMVQGERWNLKNAQFREDFTALDDSCPCYTCQNFSRAYLCHLVRSREILAYTLLSIHNVTELVRFTQRIREAILSDRFATEFARWLDPAPSSDAIGSC, from the coding sequence TTGAGTTTTAAATTTGAATGTCAGGCTTGCTGCTCTCATACCCAAGCGCGAGCGGGAGTATTTTATACACCTCACGGCTTGGTAGAAACGCCTCGTTTTATGCCGGTGGGAACGTTAGCGACTGTGAAAACTTTAACCACGGCTCAGTTGCAAGCTACAGGCGCACAAATGATTTTAGCGAATACCTATCACCTGCATCTCCAACCCGGAGAAGGAATTGTCGCAGGTGCTGGCGGTCTGCATAAGTTTATGGTTTGGGATAAGCCAATGCTGACCGATTCCGGTGGTTTCCAGGTCTTCAGTTTGAGTAAATTGCGTAAAATAACGGAGGAAGGTGTAACTTTTCGTTCGCCTCGCGATGGCAGAATAATTGAATTGACGCCGGAGCGATCGATCCAAATTCAAAACGCCCTCGGCGCTGATGTGATTATGGCGTTTGATGAGTGTCCGCCTTATCCAGCCGAATGGCAATATGTGGCGGCTTCTTGCGATCGCACTTATCGCTGGTTGGAAAGATGTATAAAAGCGCACGAACGTAAGGATCAAGCTTTGTTCGGGATCGTTCAGGGGGGTGTTTATCTAGATTTGCGGCAGAAAGCAGCCGCATCTCTGGCAGAATTAGATTTGCCTGGATATGCGATCGGCGGAGTGAGTGTGGGGGAACCGCCGGAATTAATCGAGAAAATCGTCAAAGCTACCGCACCCTTGCTACCGCGAGAAAAGCCGCGTTACTTGATGGGAGTGGGTACGTATCGGGAAATGGCGCGGGCTATAGCAGGGGGTGTGGATTTGTTTGACTGCGTGATTCCGACGCGGTTCGCCCGTCACGGTACGGCAATGGTGCAGGGGGAACGCTGGAACCTCAAAAACGCGCAATTTCGAGAAGATTTCACGGCTTTGGACGATAGTTGTCCCTGTTATACCTGTCAGAACTTCAGCCGCGCTTATTTGTGCCATTTGGTGCGATCGCGGGAAATCCTGGCTTACACTCTGCTATCCATACACAACGTCACCGAACTGGTTCGCTTTACCCAGAGAATAAGAGAGGCGATTTTGAGCGATCGTTTTGCTACCGAATTTGCTCGTTGGCTCGATCCCGCACCCAGTAGCGATGCGATCGGCTCATGTTAA
- a CDS encoding TerC family protein, which yields MLDQILNSPFDRGIETLLLLVILVALEAVLSADNAIALAAISQGLPDSKMQRQALNLGLVVAYVLRMALILTATWVTQYWQFELLGAAYLLWLVFQYFTSQEDAEGEHHGPRFASLWQAIPMIALTDLAFSLDSVTTAIAVSQETWLVLTGATIGIIALRFMAGLFIRWLDEFLHLENAGYLTVGIVGLRLLAKAINEDLVPPEWLMISTIALIFVWGFSKRTPINSEPKKDSLVEAQKEESLR from the coding sequence ATGCTCGATCAAATACTAAACTCTCCGTTCGATCGGGGAATTGAAACGCTGCTGCTACTCGTGATTTTAGTAGCTTTAGAGGCAGTGCTATCGGCGGATAACGCCATCGCTCTTGCCGCCATTTCCCAAGGTTTGCCAGATAGCAAAATGCAGCGTCAAGCCCTCAATTTGGGCTTGGTGGTGGCTTACGTGCTGCGAATGGCTCTGATTTTGACGGCAACCTGGGTGACCCAATACTGGCAATTTGAATTGTTGGGCGCTGCCTACCTATTGTGGCTGGTGTTCCAATATTTTACATCGCAAGAAGATGCGGAAGGGGAACACCACGGGCCTCGCTTTGCTTCGCTGTGGCAAGCTATTCCAATGATAGCTTTGACTGATTTGGCGTTTTCTCTCGATAGCGTCACAACTGCGATCGCCGTTTCTCAAGAAACTTGGTTGGTTTTGACTGGTGCAACTATCGGTATTATCGCCTTGCGTTTTATGGCAGGATTATTCATCCGGTGGCTAGATGAATTTCTGCATCTCGAAAATGCAGGTTATTTGACAGTCGGTATAGTAGGATTGCGCCTGCTTGCTAAAGCGATTAACGAAGACTTAGTACCGCCAGAGTGGTTGATGATAAGTACGATCGCCTTGATATTTGTCTGGGGATTTTCTAAACGCACTCCCATTAACTCGGAACCAAAAAAAGATTCTCTTGTTGAGGCGCAAAAGGAAGAGTCTCTTCGCTAA
- a CDS encoding CopG family antitoxin, which yields MCSAVNSFETVTVETELKRRHFEVEIDEDLMQILSQKAQQQGVALNQLVNEVLRETLRQAA from the coding sequence ATTTGTTCGGCAGTTAATAGCTTTGAGACTGTAACTGTGGAAACAGAGTTAAAAAGGCGACATTTTGAAGTTGAAATCGATGAGGATTTGATGCAAATTCTATCTCAAAAAGCTCAACAGCAAGGAGTAGCGCTTAACCAGTTAGTGAATGAGGTGCTTAGAGAAACGCTCAGACAAGCAGCGTAG
- a CDS encoding photosystem II reaction center protein K, with protein sequence MEAALLLAKLPEAFSAFDPLVDVLPVIPVFFLLLAFVWQAAIGFK encoded by the coding sequence ATGGAAGCGGCGCTCTTGCTAGCAAAACTGCCCGAAGCTTTTTCCGCGTTCGATCCCCTGGTAGACGTTCTACCCGTAATCCCCGTGTTTTTCTTGCTGCTGGCTTTTGTTTGGCAAGCAGCCATCGGTTTCAAATAA
- the hpnH gene encoding adenosyl-hopene transferase HpnH, with protein sequence MAINLLQALEVGKYIVAQRLTGRKKYPLVLMLEPLFRCNLACAGCGKIQHPAEILKQNLSPEQCFTAAEECGAPIVSIPGGEPLLHPQIDEIVKGLVERKKFVYLCTNGLLLEKSLDKFEPSPYLTFSVHLDGLRELHDKCVDRKGVFDTAVKAIRAAKAKGFRVTTNTTVFDGTDPKEMQDFFDFLATLDIDGMMISPGYSYEWAPDREHFLKREQTKALFREILAPYKAGKKNWNFNHNPLFLDFLIGEKDYDCTPWGSPSYSVLGWQKPCYLLNEGHYSSFQELLENTDWNNYGRHSGNPKCADCMVHCGYEPTAATDAMQPSNVVRAIGSVFGMVS encoded by the coding sequence ATGGCAATCAACTTACTACAAGCGCTGGAAGTGGGCAAGTATATAGTCGCCCAACGTCTTACCGGTCGCAAAAAATATCCCTTAGTCTTGATGTTGGAACCCTTATTCCGCTGCAATCTTGCTTGTGCCGGTTGCGGTAAAATCCAGCACCCAGCAGAAATTCTCAAGCAAAACCTTTCCCCGGAACAGTGCTTTACCGCTGCGGAAGAGTGCGGCGCACCGATCGTCTCCATTCCTGGGGGAGAACCGCTGCTTCATCCACAAATTGATGAAATTGTCAAGGGTTTGGTAGAGCGGAAAAAGTTTGTTTATCTGTGTACGAATGGCTTGTTGCTAGAAAAAAGCCTGGATAAATTTGAACCTTCGCCTTATCTCACATTCAGCGTACACCTGGATGGATTGCGAGAACTGCACGACAAATGTGTCGATCGCAAAGGGGTTTTCGATACTGCCGTGAAAGCGATTCGCGCCGCCAAAGCCAAAGGATTTCGCGTCACCACCAATACTACCGTGTTTGACGGCACAGACCCCAAAGAAATGCAAGATTTCTTTGATTTTCTCGCCACATTAGATATTGATGGGATGATGATTTCTCCCGGCTACAGTTATGAATGGGCACCCGATCGAGAACATTTTCTCAAACGAGAACAGACAAAAGCCTTATTCCGAGAAATTTTAGCGCCTTACAAAGCCGGAAAGAAAAATTGGAACTTCAACCACAACCCCCTGTTTTTGGATTTTCTCATCGGCGAAAAAGATTACGATTGTACCCCTTGGGGAAGTCCCAGCTACAGCGTTTTAGGATGGCAAAAACCCTGCTATCTTCTCAATGAAGGTCATTATTCCAGCTTCCAAGAATTGCTGGAAAATACAGACTGGAATAACTACGGTCGCCATAGCGGCAATCCCAAATGTGCGGATTGTATGGTACATTGCGGCTACGAACCGACAGCAGCAACGGATGCGATGCAGCCGAGTAATGTGGTGCGTGCGATCGGCAGTGTATTCGGAATGGTTAGTTAA
- a CDS encoding glutathione S-transferase family protein, producing the protein MLKLYGGGRSRATIPQWYLEELGVPYEFVTLDLQNGEHRQPEYLAINPMGKVPSIMDGDFKLWESGAILLYLAEKYGNLSAEPEQKGAIAQWVLFANSTLGNGIFIEANRDREMPRLLGPLNQMFEGQPFVLGQEFSVADVAVGSILAYIPIMLKLDLSAYPAVLDYMKRISERPAFQKVFAARATA; encoded by the coding sequence ATGTTGAAACTATATGGTGGTGGTCGCAGTCGGGCCACAATTCCCCAGTGGTATCTGGAAGAACTGGGTGTTCCTTACGAATTTGTCACGCTGGATTTGCAAAATGGGGAACACCGCCAGCCGGAATACCTAGCAATTAACCCGATGGGGAAGGTTCCCAGCATAATGGATGGGGATTTTAAGCTTTGGGAATCTGGGGCGATTCTGCTTTATTTGGCAGAGAAGTATGGCAATCTGTCAGCTGAGCCAGAACAGAAGGGTGCGATCGCTCAGTGGGTGTTGTTTGCCAATTCTACATTGGGGAATGGCATTTTTATCGAAGCGAATCGCGATCGGGAAATGCCGCGTTTGTTAGGGCCACTGAATCAAATGTTTGAGGGGCAACCTTTTGTACTCGGACAAGAGTTCAGCGTTGCAGATGTGGCAGTCGGTTCTATTTTAGCTTACATTCCCATCATGCTGAAACTCGATTTGAGTGCTTATCCAGCCGTTTTGGATTACATGAAGCGTATTTCCGAACGACCTGCTTTCCAAAAGGTGTTTGCCGCACGCGCTACAGCCTGA
- a CDS encoding helix-turn-helix transcriptional regulator, with protein sequence MASTDEQFAQAANHWDLETLYTDLASVKGKRLTPVEKLHLRGLLCGYSPAEIAERLGKNAKGVETDLCATVYRYVKSLLDKCNEKIENWRKIAEWLEDAGYKSQSNAQVPVNSLLPGNSVVNITNINIEKDQIVFLINLRIPTSKVSDISIKDLNLDDNTTN encoded by the coding sequence ATGGCATCTACTGACGAGCAGTTTGCCCAAGCCGCAAATCATTGGGACTTGGAAACCCTTTATACAGACTTGGCATCTGTGAAGGGAAAGCGCCTCACCCCCGTGGAAAAGCTACATCTGCGGGGGTTGCTTTGTGGTTACAGTCCCGCTGAAATAGCGGAAAGGCTGGGCAAGAATGCTAAGGGAGTTGAAACCGATCTTTGTGCCACTGTGTATAGGTATGTTAAGAGTTTGTTAGATAAATGTAATGAAAAGATAGAAAACTGGAGAAAGATTGCTGAATGGCTTGAGGATGCAGGATATAAATCTCAATCAAATGCTCAAGTGCCAGTTAATAGTTTGTTACCGGGAAATAGTGTAGTAAATATAACTAATATAAATATTGAAAAAGATCAAATAGTATTTCTGATTAACCTAAGAATACCAACATCAAAAGTTTCAGATATATCAATAAAAGACCTAAACCTTGACGATAATACTACTAATTAA
- a CDS encoding type II toxin-antitoxin system HicB family antitoxin, translating to MKTTLLDESEQKLAQLSYSVIVEMEKEGKYKATVWGLPDCEVTGDTREAALKSINQLLTARLENAEVVVQEIALPKSENPWIKFAGMYKDNPLFNEMISEMEAYRREVDAEMEEYYRKMDAEEQNK from the coding sequence ATGAAAACTACTTTATTAGATGAATCAGAGCAAAAATTGGCTCAATTAAGTTACTCAGTAATAGTTGAGATGGAAAAAGAAGGAAAATATAAAGCTACAGTGTGGGGGTTGCCGGATTGTGAAGTGACTGGAGATACACGGGAAGCTGCGTTAAAAAGTATTAACCAGCTTTTAACAGCGCGGTTAGAAAATGCTGAAGTTGTCGTGCAAGAAATAGCTTTACCTAAATCGGAAAATCCTTGGATAAAGTTTGCGGGAATGTATAAAGATAATCCTCTTTTTAATGAGATGATTTCTGAGATGGAAGCTTATCGGCGCGAAGTTGATGCGGAAATGGAGGAGTATTACCGTAAAATGGATGCGGAGGAGCAAAATAAGTGA
- a CDS encoding AAA family ATPase, translating into MSSLFWAIKWDWGIYTLNRNAEKAIIGELEKHLIGKAIGNSDIGKCLEQIPVIIDGARTSFSAHLERVDSPITFTVDRNTVLRIRLVTDFDSSSSLPKRDTNMEPSLATDLDELVTFQTTFSPQDYDSHYRKIYESLIGIAKEEILAEMISLLTPFEKKEKWSKQYYGSVISALQTTATKAPVIVFGGDPGTGKTALATSIGAALAPKLGERVHFRHMSLLLRGMGYQGRAASMIVKSFENIKQEYLKLKEPMILFFDEAEAIVGSRSQADSSSGSQENIAIVDAVIIGVDSLRKGIQARIVAIFATNLTARLDVALMRRSYYYQFNRPDEQTRRILLESSLRGMGFNKDDINKLVEATKPRQINNRDLGFTPSDIVESIIGRALNEAIQSNTKVSIESLLRYCEKTNPTGTFST; encoded by the coding sequence TTGTCATCTTTATTTTGGGCAATTAAATGGGATTGGGGCATTTATACCCTTAATCGCAACGCAGAAAAAGCAATAATTGGCGAACTTGAAAAACACCTTATAGGAAAGGCTATAGGGAACAGTGATATAGGTAAATGTTTAGAACAAATTCCCGTAATTATTGACGGCGCAAGGACAAGTTTTTCAGCACATTTAGAGCGGGTTGACTCTCCTATTACTTTTACGGTTGACCGAAACACAGTTTTACGTATTCGATTAGTAACTGACTTCGACAGTTCATCATCCTTACCTAAAAGAGATACAAATATGGAACCATCGCTGGCGACAGATTTAGATGAGTTAGTAACATTTCAGACAACTTTTTCACCCCAAGATTATGATTCTCATTATCGAAAAATATACGAATCTCTTATTGGTATAGCCAAAGAAGAAATTCTTGCCGAAATGATTAGTTTGTTAACTCCTTTTGAAAAAAAAGAGAAATGGAGTAAACAGTATTATGGCAGCGTTATATCAGCACTACAAACTACTGCTACCAAAGCCCCTGTAATTGTTTTTGGTGGTGATCCAGGTACTGGTAAAACAGCATTAGCAACCAGTATTGGAGCCGCTTTAGCCCCTAAGCTAGGTGAGAGAGTCCACTTCCGACACATGAGCTTGCTGTTGAGAGGTATGGGATATCAGGGGCGAGCAGCTAGTATGATTGTTAAGTCGTTTGAAAATATTAAACAAGAATATCTCAAATTAAAAGAGCCAATGATTCTTTTTTTTGATGAGGCTGAAGCTATTGTCGGTTCACGAAGTCAAGCTGATTCAAGTTCCGGTTCGCAGGAAAATATAGCAATAGTTGATGCAGTTATTATCGGTGTAGACAGCTTAAGAAAGGGAATACAGGCAAGGATAGTTGCAATATTTGCTACCAATTTAACTGCGCGATTAGATGTAGCACTGATGCGACGTAGCTACTATTATCAATTCAATAGACCTGATGAACAAACCCGTCGAATTTTACTAGAATCATCCTTAAGAGGTATGGGTTTTAATAAAGATGACATCAACAAGTTAGTTGAAGCGACGAAACCCAGGCAAATTAATAATAGGGATCTCGGCTTTACTCCCTCTGATATAGTGGAATCAATAATTGGGCGAGCATTAAATGAAGCAATACAATCCAATACAAAAGTTAGTATAGAATCTTTGTTAAGATATTGCGAAAAGACAAATCCTACCGGAACTTTTTCTACCTGA
- a CDS encoding slr1601 family putative cell division protein has product MNAIQPSRPPLQPVESRRVAQSRHRQKRNRANTAIALETTAKLTVNILLSSAAIVALVQLLPYHKSVQTKLQEIRGQVQQKEERVNRLQTDFGNLFDPKQAKTNMQDLSSRVDPARRKIVLLDKDTQEPEEAEQAASSP; this is encoded by the coding sequence ATGAACGCCATTCAACCGTCAAGACCACCCCTGCAACCTGTAGAATCTCGTCGCGTCGCACAAAGTCGTCATCGACAGAAGCGAAATCGGGCCAATACTGCGATCGCTCTGGAAACAACCGCCAAGTTGACGGTCAATATCTTGCTTTCATCAGCGGCTATTGTAGCTCTGGTACAACTGCTGCCCTATCACAAATCTGTGCAAACCAAATTGCAGGAAATCAGAGGGCAAGTACAGCAAAAAGAAGAACGTGTGAATCGCTTGCAAACCGACTTTGGTAATTTGTTCGATCCCAAGCAAGCAAAGACTAATATGCAAGATCTCAGCAGTCGAGTCGATCCGGCACGGCGCAAGATTGTTCTGTTAGACAAAGATACCCAAGAACCTGAAGAAGCAGAGCAGGCAGCTTCATCCCCTTGA
- a CDS encoding glycosyltransferase, translating to MIIAVELIFLFLIAISLIFYAVCAFCTIRFFYDGKGETAADLPAVSILIPVCGVDEGATENWTSFCTQDYEEYEVLFGVMSPSDPAIPVLKEVVAKFPDRAKLFYGLEARGINHQISNLWHLLEKANNEIVIFADSDIRVTPDYLRHVTSPLADPAIGVVTCGYCDRAPKFLGAALASLGRCTDFIPSVLVARSLDGGLKFSLGPTIATRKSVLEKFGGLQKVVNRIGSDYHIGKMATEVGYRVELSKYILDNDCGRETVKQVFLRELRWARTIRINRGPDYYGMGLSYGTIYCIALLLLSGFQSWAIIVSIVTFAFRFVQALTAIYSMGRPQLLWWLWALPIRDLMNFVIWVGGAFGQSVYWRGRRLRIQSGGILTD from the coding sequence ATGATTATTGCTGTAGAACTAATTTTCTTGTTTCTTATCGCGATATCGCTGATTTTTTACGCGGTTTGCGCTTTCTGCACCATTCGCTTTTTCTATGATGGTAAGGGAGAAACTGCTGCCGATCTCCCAGCAGTATCAATTTTAATTCCAGTTTGCGGAGTAGATGAAGGCGCAACAGAAAACTGGACATCTTTTTGCACCCAAGATTACGAAGAATACGAAGTGCTGTTCGGTGTGATGAGTCCGTCAGATCCGGCGATACCAGTATTAAAAGAAGTGGTAGCAAAATTTCCCGATCGCGCTAAACTATTTTACGGCTTAGAAGCGCGTGGAATTAATCATCAAATCAGCAATTTGTGGCACTTACTGGAAAAAGCAAACAACGAAATCGTCATTTTTGCCGATAGCGATATTCGCGTTACCCCAGATTATCTCCGCCATGTGACTTCCCCGCTTGCAGATCCGGCGATCGGCGTGGTAACTTGCGGATATTGCGATCGCGCTCCCAAATTTCTCGGTGCAGCTTTGGCCTCTTTGGGGAGGTGTACCGACTTCATCCCCAGCGTGTTAGTAGCGCGAAGTTTGGATGGTGGTTTAAAATTTTCTCTTGGCCCAACTATTGCCACCCGCAAATCTGTTCTAGAAAAATTCGGCGGCTTACAAAAAGTAGTCAATCGCATCGGTTCGGATTATCATATCGGTAAAATGGCAACCGAAGTAGGCTATCGAGTCGAACTCTCCAAATATATCCTCGATAATGATTGCGGGCGCGAAACAGTCAAGCAAGTTTTTCTGCGGGAATTGCGTTGGGCGAGAACAATTCGGATCAACCGTGGCCCTGACTATTACGGTATGGGATTATCTTACGGCACAATTTACTGTATTGCTTTACTGTTGCTATCGGGTTTTCAAAGTTGGGCAATAATTGTAAGTATTGTCACGTTTGCGTTCAGATTTGTGCAAGCGCTAACAGCTATTTATAGTATGGGTCGTCCGCAACTTTTGTGGTGGCTTTGGGCGCTACCTATTCGCGATTTGATGAATTTTGTTATTTGGGTAGGTGGTGCTTTCGGACAAAGCGTATATTGGCGCGGACGACGATTGCGAATTCAATCTGGTGGAATACTGACTGATTAG